A part of Gemmatimonadales bacterium genomic DNA contains:
- the crcB gene encoding fluoride efflux transporter CrcB: MWIYILLGSGLGGLARYLVATGVQRLGGGSLPYGTLVVNVAGSLLIGALLRHALMAPAMSAELRTFLVVGICGGFTTFSAFSAETFELLRTGSWGTAVAYALTSVVLCVAATAAGFALGGSQRLAAP; this comes from the coding sequence ATGTGGATCTACATCCTGCTCGGCAGCGGCCTGGGCGGCTTGGCCCGCTACCTGGTCGCGACCGGGGTGCAGCGATTGGGGGGTGGGTCGTTGCCGTACGGTACGTTGGTCGTCAATGTGGCGGGGTCCCTGCTGATCGGCGCCCTCCTGCGCCACGCCTTGATGGCACCGGCCATGAGCGCCGAACTCCGCACCTTTCTCGTGGTTGGCATCTGCGGCGGGTTCACCACCTTTTCCGCTTTCAGCGCCGAGACATTCGAACTGCTGCGCACTGGCTCGTGGGGCACTGCAGTGGCCTATGCGCTAACCAGCGTCGTTCTCTGCGTAGCTGCCACGGCGGCCGGCTTTGCGCTGGGAGGCTCTCAGCGCCTGGCGGCGCCGTAG
- a CDS encoding transglycosylase domain-containing protein, protein MNATRTKPARRRWLWYTVAIAAVVVLLGGIAAALEFRTSYFQSRFFAERSRDLGFAMDQGPSPSIRFPGQGPYDLRYGYSKIPELTDAFVASGFAVDSQARVSERFASLMDRGLSPIYHAKDRAGLRILDRSGLVMFDGRYPDRGYPAFDSIPDLVWQTLLFVENRTLLDSTTPLRNPAVDWQRLIRAAAGLGGRRFGRDGSVAGASTLATQLEKFRHAPEGRTLSPTDKLRQMESASYRAYLDGTNTMGARQEIVTSYLNSMPLAGIAGYGEVTGLGDGLWAWFGANFDDVNRYLREAADSTVSPHPARHGRAYRQVLNLIMAVQRPSYFLTDNGGIEALERRADRYLNLLAREGVISPALRDAAREAASRPNLRAPERPTASFIERKAVNAVRTELLTTGRIPAFYQLDRYDATARTTFDGPAQAAVTDMLLKLQDSAYIAAAGLSGYRLLQRGDPAKVHYAFLLYERTPNGNAVRIQVDNVDGPFSPIEGAKLELGSTAKLRTLITYLETIESLHADYSSDSAQSASLRRDDPLTVWVRQTLAARPKLTVAELLEAAMERRYSASPRERFMTGGGVHTFRNFETTFDQQTVTVREAFRHSINLPFIRMMRDIVQYHMHRLPGHPAPGVLSDRSDPRRQEYLARFADREGRQFLDQFLRKHAWTTRDSALATLVRDRSLSAQRLAWIFRVVAPDEDASAFTRFLQATLGEQMRLSPAHIREIFDRANPASFSLVDRGFLAGIHPLELWLVEFKLSHPGATRAEMMDSSRTVRQDVYQWLFSTRRTQAQDQRIRSILEIEAFFEVHARWRRLGYPFASLVPSYATAIGSSADRPDQLAELIGIVLNDGVGQASTRISELRLADSTPFATVLRRPPSQGERLLSADLAAVVRRTMIDVVERGTGRRAYGTVKGPDGKPLPIGAKTGTGNNRFRVFGQGGRVVEDRALNRTSTLVFFVGDRFYGVLTAFVLGAEADDFSFTSSLPAQIFQMLGPALTELAATPESASP, encoded by the coding sequence ATGAACGCCACACGCACCAAGCCGGCCCGCCGGCGATGGCTCTGGTACACCGTTGCTATCGCAGCAGTGGTGGTACTGCTTGGCGGCATCGCGGCTGCTCTCGAGTTTCGGACCTCCTACTTCCAGTCCCGGTTCTTCGCAGAACGCAGCCGCGACCTTGGCTTTGCGATGGACCAGGGCCCGAGCCCGTCGATCCGGTTTCCCGGGCAAGGTCCCTACGACTTGCGCTACGGCTACAGCAAAATTCCGGAGCTGACCGATGCCTTTGTGGCCTCCGGCTTTGCGGTGGACAGTCAGGCACGAGTCTCGGAGCGGTTTGCCTCCCTGATGGATCGTGGCCTTTCACCGATCTACCATGCGAAGGACCGGGCCGGGCTTCGGATACTCGATCGAAGCGGTCTGGTCATGTTCGACGGCCGGTACCCGGATCGCGGCTACCCGGCCTTCGACTCGATTCCCGACCTGGTCTGGCAAACACTGCTCTTTGTTGAAAATCGGACTCTGCTCGATTCGACCACGCCGCTGCGCAATCCTGCCGTCGACTGGCAGCGACTGATCCGCGCGGCAGCCGGGCTTGGCGGTCGACGATTCGGACGTGACGGCTCGGTGGCAGGCGCAAGCACGCTTGCCACGCAACTCGAGAAGTTCCGCCATGCTCCGGAAGGTCGGACCCTGTCACCGACCGACAAGCTGCGGCAGATGGAGTCGGCCTCGTACCGGGCCTACCTGGACGGCACCAACACCATGGGTGCCCGCCAGGAAATCGTCACCAGCTACCTCAATTCGATGCCGCTCGCCGGAATTGCCGGCTACGGTGAGGTCACCGGTCTCGGCGACGGACTCTGGGCCTGGTTCGGAGCAAACTTCGACGACGTCAACCGCTACCTGCGCGAAGCGGCCGATTCGACCGTGTCACCGCACCCGGCTCGACACGGACGCGCCTACCGTCAGGTACTGAACCTGATCATGGCGGTGCAGCGCCCCTCGTACTTCCTGACCGACAACGGCGGCATCGAAGCGCTGGAGCGACGCGCAGATCGATATCTCAACCTGCTGGCCCGCGAAGGCGTCATCTCCCCCGCGCTGCGCGACGCCGCCCGCGAAGCCGCATCGCGCCCGAATCTCCGGGCGCCGGAACGGCCGACCGCCTCGTTCATCGAGCGCAAGGCAGTCAACGCGGTGCGCACGGAGCTGCTGACGACAGGTCGGATTCCGGCGTTCTATCAGCTCGATCGGTACGATGCCACCGCCCGAACCACCTTCGACGGCCCGGCCCAGGCAGCTGTCACCGACATGCTGCTCAAGCTCCAGGACAGCGCCTACATCGCGGCTGCAGGACTCTCGGGATACCGTCTGCTGCAGCGAGGCGACCCTGCCAAGGTGCACTACGCCTTTCTGCTCTACGAGCGAACACCCAACGGCAACGCAGTGCGGATTCAGGTCGACAATGTCGACGGCCCCTTCAGCCCCATCGAAGGCGCCAAACTCGAGCTGGGCTCGACCGCCAAGCTGCGCACGCTAATTACCTATCTCGAAACCATCGAGTCGCTGCACGCGGACTACAGCTCCGACTCGGCGCAGTCAGCCTCGCTTCGCCGGGACGATCCGCTCACCGTCTGGGTCCGCCAGACCCTTGCCGCCAGACCGAAGCTGACGGTGGCCGAGTTGCTCGAAGCCGCCATGGAACGGCGCTACTCGGCCAGCCCGCGCGAGCGTTTCATGACCGGCGGCGGCGTGCACACCTTTCGCAACTTCGAGACGACCTTCGACCAGCAGACGGTGACCGTCCGCGAGGCCTTCCGGCACTCGATCAATCTGCCGTTCATCCGGATGATGCGCGACATCGTCCAGTATCACATGCACCGGCTGCCCGGGCACCCTGCGCCCGGCGTCCTGAGTGATCGATCCGATCCGCGCCGCCAGGAGTACCTGGCGCGCTTTGCGGACCGGGAAGGGCGACAGTTCCTCGATCAGTTTCTGCGCAAGCACGCCTGGACCACGCGCGACTCGGCGCTCGCCACGCTGGTCCGCGATCGGTCCCTTTCAGCTCAGCGCCTGGCGTGGATCTTCCGGGTCGTTGCACCCGACGAGGATGCCTCGGCCTTTACCCGGTTCCTCCAAGCCACACTCGGCGAGCAGATGCGGCTATCCCCGGCGCACATCCGCGAGATCTTCGATCGCGCCAACCCCGCCAGCTTCTCATTGGTGGATCGTGGCTTCCTGGCCGGCATCCATCCGCTCGAGCTTTGGCTCGTCGAGTTCAAGCTCTCCCACCCCGGCGCCACTCGCGCTGAGATGATGGACTCGAGCCGCACGGTGCGCCAGGATGTGTATCAGTGGCTCTTCTCGACCCGAAGGACTCAGGCACAGGATCAGCGGATCCGATCGATCCTGGAGATCGAGGCGTTTTTCGAGGTGCACGCCCGCTGGAGACGGCTGGGTTACCCGTTTGCCTCCCTGGTCCCCTCTTATGCGACCGCCATCGGCAGCTCGGCAGACCGACCCGATCAGCTCGCGGAACTGATCGGCATTGTGCTGAACGATGGTGTCGGCCAGGCATCGACGCGGATCAGCGAGCTCCGCCTGGCTGACAGTACGCCGTTCGCGACCGTGTTGCGACGACCGCCGTCGCAGGGCGAGCGATTGCTGTCTGCCGACCTCGCTGCAGTGGTTCGGCGAACCATGATCGATGTGGTGGAGCGCGGTACCGGCCGCCGAGCGTACGGAACCGTCAAGGGGCCCGACGGCAAGCCGCTCCCGATCGGCGCCAAGACCGGCACAGGCAACAACCGCTTCCGGGTCTTCGGACAGGGGGGCCGCGTCGTCGAGGACCGGGCCCTCAACCGGACCTCGACCCTGGTCTTCTTCGTGGGCGATCGCTTCTACGGCGTGCTGACGGCCTTCGTGCTTGGTGCGGAAGCCGATGATTTCAGCTTCACCAGCTCGCTTCCGGCCCAGATCTTCCAGATGCTCGGGCCCGCCCTCACAGAACTCGCCGCCACGCCAGAGTCCGCTTCTCCGTGA
- a CDS encoding carboxylate-amine ligase, which yields MKAPSLTVGIEEEYQIIDPETRELRSYITEILTEESVILGEIKPELHQSMVEVGTKVCHTPAEAKQELIRLRRMVIDLAARRGLKVAAAGSHPFSNWLDQEITPMDRYMGVKQDLQELAQRLLVFGTHVHVGIEDPEFRIEAMNAARYMMPHLLCLSTSSPFWLGRRTGLKSYRSIIFRSFPRTGIPRSLTSWGEFESVVNTLVGTGSIPNASKLWWDVRPSWSYPTLEMRICDVCTRVEEAVCVAAIFQAIVAKVWKLRRDNLSWRQYPAAFIEENKWRACRYGLDGKMIDFGKGKELPARELIRELIEWFIGDVIDELGSRKEVEYAYRILDEGTSADRQLAVFDAGGGINAVVDHLIRETAEGVVP from the coding sequence ATGAAAGCGCCCAGCCTGACCGTCGGCATCGAAGAGGAATACCAGATCATCGACCCCGAGACGCGAGAGCTCCGCTCGTACATCACCGAGATCCTGACCGAAGAATCGGTCATCCTCGGTGAGATCAAGCCGGAACTTCACCAGTCGATGGTCGAGGTCGGCACCAAGGTTTGCCACACTCCGGCCGAGGCCAAGCAGGAGCTGATCCGGCTGCGGCGGATGGTGATCGACCTTGCTGCTCGGCGGGGGCTCAAGGTGGCTGCCGCCGGGAGTCATCCCTTCTCGAACTGGCTCGACCAGGAAATCACGCCAATGGACCGGTACATGGGTGTCAAGCAGGACCTCCAGGAGCTCGCGCAGCGCCTGCTGGTCTTCGGAACCCATGTTCACGTCGGGATCGAGGACCCCGAGTTTCGGATCGAGGCCATGAATGCGGCGCGCTACATGATGCCGCACTTGTTGTGTCTCTCGACCAGTTCACCCTTTTGGTTGGGCCGACGCACCGGCCTCAAATCATACCGGAGCATCATCTTCCGCAGCTTTCCGAGGACCGGGATTCCCCGCAGTCTGACCTCGTGGGGTGAGTTCGAGTCCGTGGTCAACACGCTGGTCGGCACCGGCAGCATTCCGAACGCGTCGAAGCTCTGGTGGGACGTGCGGCCGAGCTGGAGCTACCCCACGCTCGAGATGCGGATCTGCGATGTCTGCACCCGAGTCGAGGAGGCGGTTTGCGTCGCGGCCATTTTCCAGGCCATCGTCGCCAAAGTGTGGAAGCTACGCCGCGACAACCTCAGCTGGCGTCAGTATCCTGCAGCGTTCATCGAGGAGAACAAGTGGCGGGCCTGCCGCTACGGTCTCGATGGCAAAATGATCGACTTCGGCAAGGGTAAGGAGCTGCCTGCCCGTGAGCTGATTCGTGAACTGATCGAATGGTTCATCGGAGACGTGATCGACGAGCTGGGCAGTCGTAAGGAAGTCGAGTATGCCTACCGGATTCTCGACGAGGGTACCAGCGCCGACCGGCAGCTGGCGGTGTTCGATGCCGGCGGCGGCATCAATGCCGTCGTGGACCATCTGATTCGCGAAACGGCCGAGGGCGTGGTCCCGTAA
- a CDS encoding pyridoxal-phosphate dependent enzyme has translation MSSTDQSRLTLTLDDFKAARARIASHIYHTPLLGSRQLSELSGYDIRLKAEMFQRVGAYKIRGPLNKFTFLTDEQKRRGVVCSSAGNHAQGVALAAQVHGIRAVVCMAENATPAKIAATKGYGAEVVLHGKIWDEANEKALELVERDGLTYISPFDDPELIAGQGTLGLEVVTDWPELDAIVVPIGGGGLISGVAMAVKSHNPNVRVIGVESSDGPAMQKSLEAGELVTIDCRTVIDGLRVKRVGVHTFSVCQRFVDEIVTLPDRQIFEAMIWLMERCKVVPEAAAAASVGAVLQGLVKLPAGSRVACVLSGGNLNLDQIRGLQWN, from the coding sequence ATGTCTTCCACCGACCAGTCACGCCTGACCCTGACCCTCGACGACTTCAAGGCGGCCCGGGCACGGATCGCATCTCACATCTACCACACCCCCCTGCTCGGCTCGCGCCAGCTCTCCGAGCTGTCGGGCTACGACATCCGACTCAAGGCCGAGATGTTTCAACGGGTCGGCGCGTACAAGATCCGGGGCCCGCTCAACAAGTTCACGTTTCTGACCGACGAGCAGAAGCGCCGTGGCGTGGTCTGCTCGTCGGCCGGCAACCACGCGCAGGGTGTTGCTCTTGCTGCGCAGGTCCACGGCATCCGGGCGGTGGTCTGCATGGCCGAGAATGCCACGCCGGCCAAGATCGCGGCCACCAAAGGGTATGGCGCCGAGGTGGTGCTGCACGGCAAGATCTGGGATGAAGCCAACGAGAAGGCGCTCGAGCTGGTGGAACGGGACGGCCTGACGTACATCAGCCCCTTCGACGACCCTGAGCTGATCGCCGGTCAGGGCACACTCGGCCTCGAGGTCGTGACCGACTGGCCCGAGCTCGATGCGATCGTCGTGCCGATCGGCGGCGGCGGACTGATCTCGGGCGTGGCCATGGCCGTCAAGAGCCACAATCCGAACGTCCGGGTCATCGGCGTCGAATCGTCGGACGGACCAGCCATGCAGAAGAGCCTCGAAGCCGGTGAACTCGTTACCATCGACTGTCGCACGGTCATCGACGGCCTGCGCGTCAAGCGGGTTGGCGTTCACACCTTCTCCGTCTGTCAGCGCTTCGTCGATGAGATCGTCACACTGCCAGACCGTCAGATCTTCGAGGCGATGATTTGGCTGATGGAGCGCTGCAAGGTGGTGCCGGAAGCCGCTGCCGCAGCCTCGGTTGGTGCGGTACTGCAAGGACTCGTCAAGCTGCCAGCCGGCTCCCGCGTGGCGTGTGTGCTGAGCGGCGGAAACCTCAATCTCGACCAGATCCGGGGACTGCAATGGAATTGA
- a CDS encoding P1 family peptidase — protein MIKRWVIAALFAGVAAGELSGQAARPRARELGVAPGIFAPGALNAITDVGGVRVGQVTVLEGDSVRTGVTAVLPHQGNVFLDRVPAAIAVGNGYGKLLGVTQVEELGEIETPILLTCTLCVWKAADAMVAWLLEQPGMEAVGSINALVGETNDGGLNAIRLRPITAAQVRTAITSARGGPVEEGAVGAGAGTVAFGWKGGIGTSSRRLPASLGGWTVGVLVQSNYGGVFQVMGVPVGRELGQYAYRRNVEEGSGDGSIMIVVATDAPVDDRSLRRIASRALLGLGNTGSSMSNGSGDYVIAFSTHPSVRRGHPDRASRRDSVETGRRLLTNPEMSPIFAATVEATEEAIYNSLFKATTVTTRRGTVEALPIDRVRELLTRYGAARR, from the coding sequence ATGATCAAACGCTGGGTAATCGCGGCCCTGTTTGCCGGGGTCGCCGCGGGAGAACTGTCGGGACAGGCTGCGAGACCCCGGGCCCGCGAACTCGGGGTGGCGCCGGGCATCTTTGCCCCGGGCGCGCTCAATGCCATCACCGACGTGGGTGGCGTGCGGGTCGGCCAGGTCACCGTGCTCGAGGGCGACTCGGTGCGCACCGGTGTGACGGCGGTTCTGCCGCACCAAGGCAATGTTTTTCTCGATCGGGTGCCTGCCGCCATCGCGGTCGGCAACGGCTACGGCAAGCTGCTCGGCGTGACCCAGGTCGAGGAGCTGGGCGAGATCGAAACCCCGATTCTGCTCACCTGTACCCTCTGCGTCTGGAAAGCGGCCGACGCGATGGTCGCGTGGCTGCTCGAGCAGCCCGGCATGGAAGCGGTCGGGTCCATCAATGCCCTGGTGGGCGAAACCAACGATGGCGGCCTCAATGCGATCCGGCTTCGGCCGATCACTGCGGCGCAGGTACGGACGGCGATCACCTCTGCGCGGGGCGGGCCGGTCGAGGAAGGCGCCGTCGGAGCAGGCGCCGGAACGGTTGCCTTTGGATGGAAGGGCGGCATTGGAACCTCGTCCCGCCGTTTGCCGGCGTCACTCGGCGGTTGGACTGTGGGTGTGCTGGTGCAGAGCAACTATGGCGGCGTCTTCCAGGTCATGGGAGTGCCGGTGGGTCGTGAGCTCGGGCAGTACGCCTACCGGCGGAACGTCGAGGAGGGTTCGGGCGACGGATCGATCATGATCGTGGTGGCGACCGACGCGCCCGTCGACGATCGCAGCCTGCGACGTATCGCCAGCCGCGCATTGCTCGGATTGGGGAATACGGGCAGCTCGATGAGCAACGGCTCCGGCGACTACGTGATTGCCTTCTCCACCCATCCGTCGGTTCGCCGCGGCCATCCCGATCGGGCCTCGCGGCGTGATTCAGTCGAGACCGGACGGCGTCTCTTGACCAATCCTGAAATGTCGCCGATCTTCGCGGCAACCGTCGAGGCCACCGAGGAGGCGATCTACAACTCGCTCTTCAAGGCAACGACGGTCACGACCCGTCGCGGGACTGTCGAGGCGCTGCCGATCGATCGAGTACGCGAGCTCCTGACGCGCTACGGCGCCGCCAGGCGCTGA
- a CDS encoding NADPH:quinone reductase: MRAIQVHEFGDPSVLKLVDVPTPVPGPGQVLVAVQAVGVNPAETYMRSGRYALLPTLPYIPGSDGAGIIRQVGPGVTGWQENDRVFFHGTAAGRSFGAYAELAVCGTHQVFRLPANVGFSEGAAVPIPYATAYQALVRKAAAQPGEIVLVHGASGGVGIAAVQLARWKQLRVIGTAGTSEGLELVRANGAHLAVSHKGALYLDQVREAANQGRGPDVILEMLANVNLDQDLDVLAPKGRIVVIGSRGRVEIDPRKIMSKDAAVLGVLLWNDSPEVLAPVFDDLIRGLEQGSLVPVVGREIPLAEAARAHDAVMEPGAYGKIVLVP, translated from the coding sequence ATGCGCGCGATTCAGGTCCACGAGTTCGGGGATCCGTCCGTGCTCAAGCTGGTCGATGTGCCGACGCCGGTGCCGGGTCCGGGGCAGGTCCTGGTCGCCGTCCAGGCGGTTGGCGTCAATCCCGCCGAGACCTACATGCGGAGCGGGCGGTATGCGCTGCTGCCGACGCTGCCCTATATCCCCGGGTCGGACGGCGCCGGCATCATCCGGCAGGTCGGCCCCGGAGTGACCGGCTGGCAGGAGAACGACCGGGTCTTCTTTCACGGCACCGCGGCAGGGCGATCCTTCGGCGCCTATGCGGAGCTTGCTGTCTGCGGTACGCACCAGGTCTTCCGTCTTCCGGCCAACGTCGGGTTCTCCGAGGGTGCGGCCGTTCCGATTCCGTACGCCACGGCATATCAGGCCCTCGTCCGCAAGGCCGCTGCGCAGCCTGGAGAGATTGTCCTGGTGCATGGCGCCAGCGGTGGAGTCGGCATTGCCGCGGTGCAGCTGGCCCGGTGGAAGCAGTTGCGGGTCATCGGTACGGCCGGCACGTCCGAAGGCCTCGAGCTGGTGCGCGCCAACGGTGCTCACCTGGCGGTGAGCCACAAGGGGGCGCTCTATCTCGACCAGGTGCGCGAAGCTGCCAATCAGGGCCGCGGCCCGGATGTCATTCTCGAGATGCTCGCCAATGTCAACCTGGATCAGGATCTCGACGTGCTCGCCCCCAAGGGGCGTATCGTCGTGATCGGCAGCCGCGGCCGGGTCGAGATCGATCCCCGCAAGATCATGTCCAAGGATGCGGCAGTGCTCGGCGTGCTGCTCTGGAATGACTCGCCGGAGGTGCTGGCGCCTGTTTTCGACGACCTGATTCGCGGACTCGAACAGGGGAGCCTGGTGCCCGTCGTCGGTCGGGAAATTCCCCTGGCGGAGGCCGCCCGTGCCCACGACGCCGTGATGGAGCCAGGGGCCTACGGCAAGATCGTACTGGTCCCGTAG
- a CDS encoding alpha/beta hydrolase, translating into MTLSTIDSTPWEPYSTEEPEGVPLVIRRQVLSPGLRNYRDVVAALPLSYHQEPDRSYPVVYMQDGQNLFDPATSYAGDWRLSQTLAELSREGTEAIVIGIANTGKHRLDEYSPFQHPGRGGGAGDRYLAFIAETVKPMVDRCFRTRPARPETFIAGSSMGGLISLYALYRYADVFGGGAVLSPSLWFANRAIFRYVEENANLAVGRLYLDIGLNEPESAIADVRRLRDLISERGSMSETEFAYVEDAAGRHNEATWGIRVRQALSFLLESE; encoded by the coding sequence ATGACACTGTCCACGATCGACAGCACGCCCTGGGAACCCTATTCGACCGAGGAGCCGGAGGGGGTTCCCCTCGTGATTCGCCGTCAGGTGCTGAGCCCCGGGCTGCGAAACTACCGTGACGTGGTTGCCGCGCTGCCGCTGTCCTATCACCAGGAGCCCGATCGGTCGTACCCGGTCGTCTACATGCAGGACGGCCAGAACCTGTTCGACCCGGCCACCAGCTACGCCGGCGACTGGCGACTCAGCCAGACCCTTGCCGAGCTGAGCCGGGAAGGGACCGAGGCCATCGTGATCGGGATTGCCAACACGGGCAAGCATCGGCTCGACGAGTACAGCCCGTTTCAGCACCCCGGCCGAGGCGGCGGCGCCGGCGACCGGTACCTCGCCTTCATTGCCGAGACGGTCAAACCGATGGTCGACCGCTGCTTCCGCACCCGGCCGGCGCGCCCGGAGACCTTCATTGCCGGGTCATCGATGGGCGGCCTGATCAGCCTGTACGCGCTTTACCGGTACGCCGACGTGTTTGGGGGTGGTGCGGTGCTGAGCCCGTCGCTCTGGTTTGCCAACCGGGCGATTTTTCGCTATGTCGAGGAGAATGCGAACCTGGCCGTCGGTCGCCTGTATCTCGACATCGGTCTCAACGAGCCGGAGTCGGCCATTGCCGACGTCCGTCGGCTGCGGGATCTGATTTCAGAGCGCGGGTCGATGTCGGAGACCGAGTTTGCCTACGTCGAGGACGCGGCCGGCCGGCACAACGAGGCCACTTGGGGCATCCGGGTGCGCCAAGCCCTGTCGTTCCTGCTCGAGAGCGAGTAG
- a CDS encoding D-aminoacylase, with protein MELIRRLAPTALLAAVVATSLAAQNPRYDIVIHGGRIIDGTGAPWYWGDLAVKDGKIAAIGRIAPSEGRRAIDATGQVVTPGFIDMMGQTAAPFIQDAGSAFNLLSQGITTINAGEGASDAPLSDEAARTRGWQTMRQFFTRLEQAGMPINMVQTVGHTQIRRIVIGDVDRQATQPELDRMRGMVREAMEAGAIGVSTSLIYPPAIYASEQEIAELTKVAGDYGGRYFTHMRNEGDQLLEAIEEALRIGQAAGTPVHIYHLKTAGQANWGKMDLALARIRAARASGQHVAVDVYPYINNGLGIRALIHPRHAAEGQAALLKKLDDPAVQAEIRREMESLGGWENWYAHAGRDWDRIIVSRMNLPAYEAYNGQSLAAIARAVNKDPWTVFFELAKSNAAAMPQSMSEANKIKAMQEEFTSFDTDAGPAAAGHSTHPRGHGAFPRVIARYVRELGALSLESAIQKMTAVAANQVMAYDRGRLAPGLAADIVVFNPDTIRDRATFAEPMLPSEGIGQVIVNGQVVFEQGKFTGATPGRVLRGPGYRP; from the coding sequence ATGGAATTGATTCGACGTCTCGCGCCAACCGCGCTGCTGGCAGCCGTCGTGGCAACTTCGCTCGCTGCGCAAAATCCTCGCTACGACATCGTGATCCACGGGGGCCGGATTATCGACGGCACCGGTGCACCTTGGTACTGGGGCGACCTGGCGGTCAAGGACGGCAAGATCGCCGCGATTGGCCGGATTGCACCGAGCGAGGGGCGCCGGGCCATCGACGCGACGGGCCAGGTGGTCACGCCAGGCTTCATCGATATGATGGGCCAGACCGCCGCGCCGTTCATCCAGGATGCCGGCTCGGCCTTCAATCTGCTCTCGCAGGGAATCACCACCATCAATGCTGGTGAGGGCGCCAGCGATGCCCCGCTCAGCGATGAGGCGGCGAGGACGCGCGGCTGGCAGACTATGCGACAGTTCTTTACCCGGCTCGAGCAGGCCGGCATGCCGATCAACATGGTCCAGACGGTCGGCCACACCCAGATCCGTCGGATCGTGATCGGCGACGTCGACCGGCAGGCGACCCAGCCCGAGCTCGACCGGATGCGGGGCATGGTGCGCGAAGCCATGGAGGCGGGCGCTATCGGCGTTTCGACTTCGCTGATCTACCCGCCGGCGATCTACGCGTCGGAACAGGAAATCGCCGAACTGACCAAGGTTGCCGGTGACTACGGCGGACGTTACTTCACCCACATGCGGAACGAGGGCGATCAGCTGCTCGAAGCGATCGAAGAGGCACTGCGCATCGGCCAGGCCGCCGGGACCCCGGTCCATATCTACCACCTCAAAACCGCCGGCCAGGCCAACTGGGGCAAGATGGACCTGGCCCTGGCGCGGATCCGAGCGGCGCGCGCCAGCGGGCAGCATGTGGCGGTCGACGTCTATCCCTACATCAACAACGGCCTCGGCATCCGGGCGCTGATCCATCCGCGGCATGCGGCCGAAGGACAGGCGGCACTGCTCAAGAAGCTCGACGACCCCGCGGTTCAGGCGGAAATCCGTCGCGAGATGGAGTCGCTCGGCGGCTGGGAGAACTGGTATGCCCACGCCGGAAGAGACTGGGACCGGATCATCGTGTCGCGGATGAACTTGCCCGCCTATGAGGCCTACAACGGTCAGTCGCTTGCTGCGATTGCCCGCGCTGTCAACAAGGACCCCTGGACCGTCTTCTTCGAACTGGCCAAGAGCAACGCCGCCGCCATGCCGCAGAGCATGTCGGAAGCCAATAAGATCAAGGCCATGCAGGAGGAGTTTACTTCGTTCGACACCGACGCCGGCCCGGCGGCCGCCGGGCACTCGACTCATCCGAGAGGCCATGGGGCCTTTCCCCGCGTGATTGCGCGCTACGTCCGTGAGCTCGGTGCACTGTCTCTGGAAAGCGCCATCCAGAAGATGACGGCGGTTGCTGCGAACCAGGTGATGGCCTACGACCGCGGCCGGCTGGCGCCAGGCCTGGCCGCCGATATCGTGGTGTTCAACCCGGACACGATTCGGGATCGCGCCACCTTTGCGGAGCCGATGCTGCCGTCGGAAGGGATCGGTCAGGTCATCGTCAACGGCCAAGTCGTGTTCGAGCAGGGCAAGTTCACTGGAGCCACACCGGGTCGGGTGCTGCGTGGCCCCGGTTATCGCCCCTGA
- a CDS encoding gamma-glutamyl-gamma-aminobutyrate hydrolase family protein, protein MSYRPTIGIPTQTLHAIDGIPEGLPSSWVMNQRYYYAATESGAVPWMVPLLHDDLDTLRCIYQRLDGLLIAGGVDIDPASYGEAPHPKLGNIDPARDAVELTLTRWAIADGKPVLGLCRGHQIINVAQGGSLFQDLEALVPESIKHDYFPTAGFARDHLAHDVTLAPGTRLAGIFEAPSIAVNSMHHQGVDRLGKGLVVTARAPDGTVEAVELDDPAFVVGVQWHPETLETRDPRTVRLFDELIAASRAFAGR, encoded by the coding sequence ATGAGCTACCGACCGACCATCGGCATCCCGACCCAGACGCTGCACGCCATCGACGGCATACCCGAGGGTTTGCCGTCCTCCTGGGTCATGAACCAGCGCTACTACTACGCAGCAACCGAGTCCGGCGCGGTGCCCTGGATGGTCCCGCTGCTGCACGACGACTTGGATACGTTGCGCTGCATCTACCAGCGACTCGACGGCCTGCTGATTGCCGGGGGCGTCGACATCGATCCGGCCAGCTATGGAGAAGCCCCGCATCCCAAGCTGGGCAACATCGACCCCGCCCGCGACGCCGTCGAGCTGACCCTGACCCGCTGGGCCATTGCCGACGGCAAGCCGGTTCTGGGACTTTGTCGGGGCCATCAGATCATCAACGTCGCGCAGGGAGGGTCGCTCTTTCAGGACCTCGAGGCGCTGGTGCCCGAGTCCATCAAGCACGACTACTTCCCGACCGCCGGGTTCGCACGTGACCATCTGGCCCACGACGTGACGCTGGCGCCCGGGACGCGGTTGGCGGGCATTTTCGAAGCGCCCTCGATTGCGGTCAACAGCATGCACCACCAGGGGGTCGATCGGCTCGGCAAGGGGCTCGTCGTGACGGCCCGGGCTCCGGACGGTACGGTGGAGGCCGTCGAGCTCGACGACCCGGCATTCGTGGTCGGGGTCCAGTGGCACCCCGAAACCCTGGAGACCCGGGACCCCAGGACGGTCCGGCTGTTCGACGAACTGATCGCCGCCTCCCGCGCCTTCGCCGGTCGCTGA